From Motacilla alba alba isolate MOTALB_02 chromosome 9, Motacilla_alba_V1.0_pri, whole genome shotgun sequence, a single genomic window includes:
- the LOC119704602 gene encoding translation initiation factor IF-2-like — MAPSATSSLSLTTSRDGDPTASLGSPFRRYFWEPRQAQCLVAPGRLVSVRELTRGSAQRSCARKQLSLWPPAEPLLVSWSRLARGPGSVRGQIPAQRVPGVSGADPGPAAPGSVRGQIPAQRVPGVSGGGSRPSGSRECPEAGPGPTGPGSVRGRSRPSGSRECPGPGPGPAPMGDPQRPLCPRPTRDGPAGHSAHARSSARSRPVIGAPARSSRESGARPAPPQVRTRVAARGPSGAAPPPARPGVVRVRTGVGRVRCWRGRRREDGGRPRVVRRRRRRSLPEPGGRGGRRGVGGARSPGTRGWLGGECGSVLGGAGEQPGKRGRLRHF, encoded by the coding sequence atggcgccgagtgccacctccagtctttccttaacCACCTCCAGAGACGGTGACCCCAccgcctccctgggcagcccattccgAAGGTATTTCTGGGAGCCCCGGCAGGCGCAGTGTCTTGTAGCGCCGGGGCGTTTGGTGAGCGTGAGAGAGCTAACACGGGGCAGCGCGCAACGCAGCTGTGCGCGGAAGCAATTATCGCTCTGGCCGCCGGCAGAGCCTCTTTTGGTAAGCTGGAGCCGGCTGGCCCGAGGTCCCGGGAGTGTCCGGGGGCAGATCCCAGCCCAACGGGTCCCGGGAGTGTCCGGGGCAGATCCCGGCCCAGCGGCTCCCGGGAGTGTCCGGGGGCAGATCCCGGCCCAACGGGTCCCGGGAGTGTCCGGAGGCGGGTCCCGGCCCAGCGGGTCCCGGGAGTGTCCGGAGGCGGGTCCCGGCCCAACGGGTCCCGGGAGTGTCCGGGGCAGATCCCGGCCCAGCGGGTCCCGGGAGTGTCCGGGCCCGGGTCCCGGCCCGGCGCCCATGGGGGACCCTCAGCGCCCCCTGTGTCCCCGCCCCACGCGGGACGGCCCCGCCGGGCACTCTGCGCATGCGCGCAGCTCCGCGCGCTCTCGCCCTGTGATTGGTGCGCCGGCCAGGTCGTCTCGCGAAAGCGGCGCGCGCCCCGCCCCACCCCAAGTGCGCACGCGCGTTGCCGCCCGAGGCCCTTCAGGCGCGGCGCCCCCGCCCGCGCGCCCTGGCGTAGTGCGCGTGCGCACGGGCGTGGGGCGCGTGCGCTGCTGGCGGGGGAGGCGGAGGGAAGATGGCGGGCGGCCGCGGGTCgtgaggcggcggcggcggcggagtTTGCCGGAGCCAGGAGGACGAGGCGGGCGGCGAGGTGTCGGTGGGGCGCGGAGTCCCGGTACGAGAGGTTGGCTGGGCGGTGAGTGCGGCTCAGTGCtgggcggggcgggggagcAGCCGGGGAAGCGAGGCCGCCTCCGCCATTTTTAG
- the POLR2D gene encoding DNA-directed RNA polymerase II subunit RPB4 → MAAGGSDPRTADVEEDASQLVFPKEFETAETLLNSEVHMLLEHRKQQNESAEDEQELSEVFMKTLNYTARFSRFKNRETIASVRSLLLQKKLHKFELACLANLCPETAEEAKALIPSLEGRFEDEELQQILDDIQTKRSFQY, encoded by the exons ATGGCGGCGGGAGGCAGCGACCCGCGGACGGCAGATGTGGAGGAGGACGCCTCGCAGCTCGTCTTCCCCAAAG AATTTGAAACTGCGGAAACTCTGCTGAATTCCGAGGTGCACATGTTGCTGGAGCACCGCAAGCAGCAGAACGAGAGCGCGGAGGATGAGCAGGAGCTGTCAGAAGTCTTCATGAAGACCTTGAACTACACAGCGCGCTTCAGCCGCTTCAAAAACCGCGAAACCATCGCCAGCGTGCGCAG CTTACTGCTGCAGAAGAAGCTCCATAAGTTTGAGCTGGCATGTTTGGCTAACTTGTGTCCTGAGACAGCCGAGGAAGCAAAAGCTCTGATTCCTAG CCTGGAGGGCCGGTTTGAAGATGAAGAATTACAACAGATTCTCGACGACATTCAGACTAAACGCAGCTTCCAGTATTAA